The Xanthomonas sp. CFBP 8443 genome has a window encoding:
- a CDS encoding M23 family metallopeptidase, whose translation MTAAPSPARRLRRWLLRVAMLACIALALAWAWRQPWALRARVGWELARQPPPSALHMPVQGVDPRRVAATFGAPRGRDRQHAGVDIFAKRGTPVLSATRGIVVAVMDRGLGGRQVWVMGPARQRHYYAHLQEWAPGLQVGDLVEAGDSLGSVGDSGNARGTPPHLHYGVYAEGGAYDPLPLLRAAH comes from the coding sequence ATGACGGCGGCGCCCTCGCCCGCGCGGCGGCTGCGCCGCTGGCTGCTGCGCGTCGCGATGCTGGCCTGCATCGCGCTCGCGCTGGCCTGGGCCTGGCGGCAGCCGTGGGCGCTGCGCGCGCGGGTCGGCTGGGAATTGGCGCGACAGCCGCCACCGAGCGCCCTGCACATGCCGGTGCAAGGCGTGGACCCGCGCCGCGTCGCGGCCACGTTCGGCGCACCGCGCGGCCGCGATCGACAGCACGCCGGCGTAGACATCTTCGCCAAACGCGGTACGCCGGTGCTGTCCGCCACCCGCGGCATCGTGGTCGCAGTCATGGACCGCGGCCTCGGCGGCCGCCAGGTCTGGGTGATGGGGCCGGCCCGGCAACGCCACTATTACGCGCACCTGCAGGAGTGGGCGCCCGGCCTGCAGGTCGGCGACCTGGTCGAGGCCGGCGACTCGCTCGGCAGCGTCGGCGACAGCGGCAATGCACGCGGCACGCCGCCGCACCTGCACTACGGGGTCTACGCCGAGGGCGGCGCCTACGATCCACTGCCGCTGTTGCGCGCAGCGCACTGA
- a CDS encoding DUF3861 domain-containing protein yields MTAPQRYRITVTPIEADGLQCHGRCTIEFEARCRQDWMRLLEAAQRHPGLHGDERAALTVGTQLLRGLSERSDSEAQALLAPLRPSLDAILARLAPTVA; encoded by the coding sequence ATGACCGCCCCCCAACGCTACCGCATCACCGTCACGCCGATCGAGGCCGACGGGCTGCAATGCCACGGCCGCTGCACCATCGAATTCGAGGCCCGCTGCCGGCAGGACTGGATGCGCCTGCTCGAGGCGGCGCAGCGCCATCCCGGGCTGCACGGCGACGAACGCGCCGCGCTGACCGTCGGCACGCAACTGCTGCGCGGGTTGAGCGAGCGCAGCGACAGCGAGGCCCAAGCGCTGCTGGCACCGCTGCGTCCGTCGCTGGACGCGATCCTGGCGCGGCTGGCGCCAACCGTCGCATGA
- a CDS encoding DUF1439 domain-containing protein, with amino-acid sequence MIQGKQVSVGAADVQQYLDGSFPQTHKALGGLIKMTIRDPKLSLPPGDRLKMQFDLSMATGGGAPTPLGTVLLTSALRYEQQTQGFHLQSPTIDDFRPAANGGKLDANTRELLNVWLDDYARKEPIYKLDPALAGVMGNVQIESAAVENGKLVVHFNQDIGKLVPAGALSGQ; translated from the coding sequence ATGATCCAGGGCAAGCAGGTCAGCGTCGGCGCCGCCGATGTGCAGCAGTACCTGGACGGCAGTTTCCCGCAGACGCACAAGGCGCTTGGCGGCCTGATCAAGATGACCATCCGCGATCCCAAGCTGTCGCTGCCGCCGGGCGACCGGCTGAAGATGCAGTTCGACCTGAGCATGGCCACCGGCGGCGGCGCGCCGACCCCGTTGGGCACGGTGCTGTTGACCAGCGCGCTGCGCTACGAGCAGCAGACCCAGGGCTTCCACCTGCAATCGCCGACCATCGACGACTTCCGCCCGGCCGCCAACGGCGGCAAGCTCGACGCCAACACCCGCGAACTGCTCAACGTGTGGCTGGACGACTACGCGCGCAAGGAACCGATCTACAAGCTGGACCCGGCGCTGGCCGGGGTGATGGGCAACGTGCAGATCGAATCGGCGGCGGTGGAGAACGGCAAGCTGGTGGTGCACTTCAACCAGGACATCGGCAAGCTGGTGCCGGCTGGGGCGTTGTCCGGGCAGTGA
- a CDS encoding type 1 glutamine amidotransferase domain-containing protein, whose product MSTASSLSGKRVAVLATDGFEQSELQEPKRLLESWGAQVDVIAPGDASSIRGWNKKDWGDSVPVDTRLEQADAGGYDALVLPGGVINPDNLRTEASAIRFIQAFASAGKPVAAICHGPWLLAESDLVRDKQVTSWPSVKTDLSNAGGRWQDAEVVVDGNLITSRKPDDIPAFAAAVAKALG is encoded by the coding sequence ATGAGCACAGCATCTTCCCTGTCCGGCAAGCGCGTCGCGGTCCTGGCCACCGACGGCTTCGAGCAGTCCGAGTTGCAGGAGCCCAAGCGGTTGCTGGAGTCGTGGGGCGCGCAGGTCGATGTGATCGCGCCCGGTGATGCGTCCAGCATCCGCGGCTGGAACAAGAAGGACTGGGGCGACAGCGTGCCGGTCGACACGCGCCTGGAACAGGCCGATGCCGGCGGCTACGACGCGCTGGTGCTGCCGGGCGGCGTGATCAATCCGGACAACCTGCGCACCGAGGCGTCCGCGATCCGCTTCATCCAGGCGTTCGCCAGTGCCGGCAAGCCGGTCGCGGCGATCTGCCACGGCCCCTGGCTGCTGGCCGAAAGCGACCTGGTGCGCGACAAGCAGGTCACCTCCTGGCCGTCGGTGAAGACCGACCTGAGCAATGCCGGCGGTCGCTGGCAGGACGCGGAAGTGGTGGTCGACGGCAATCTGATCACCAGCCGCAAGCCCGACGACATTCCTGCATTCGCCGCGGCGGTGGCCAAGGCGCTGGGCTGA
- a CDS encoding SET domain-containing protein-lysine N-methyltransferase has translation MPRKIAARKSRIHGNGVFAVLPLKKGERVIEYKGRRRTHAEVDRDEAGDVETGHTFLFTLSDDYVIDANYEGNDARWINHSCAPNCEAVIIEAEGDDRRLDKVVIETLRAIKPGEELTYNYGITLGERHTPRLKKIWECRCGSKNCTGTMLQPKR, from the coding sequence ATGCCCCGCAAGATCGCCGCCCGCAAGTCCCGTATCCATGGCAATGGCGTGTTCGCCGTACTGCCGCTCAAGAAAGGCGAGCGGGTCATCGAGTACAAGGGCCGCCGCCGCACCCATGCCGAAGTGGACCGCGACGAGGCCGGCGATGTCGAGACCGGCCACACCTTCCTGTTCACGCTCAGCGACGACTACGTGATCGACGCCAACTACGAGGGCAACGACGCGCGCTGGATCAATCACAGCTGCGCGCCGAACTGCGAGGCGGTGATCATCGAGGCCGAAGGCGACGACCGCCGCCTGGACAAGGTGGTGATCGAGACGCTGCGCGCGATCAAGCCGGGCGAGGAGCTGACCTACAACTACGGCATCACCCTGGGCGAGCGGCACACGCCGCGGCTGAAGAAGATCTGGGAATGCCGCTGCGGCTCGAAGAACTGCACCGGCACCATGCTGCAGCCCAAGCGCTGA
- a CDS encoding SUF system Fe-S cluster assembly regulator → MLRVTKLTDYATVVLTVLAARPGEVLSATELAEQSGLEPPTVSKLLKPLAQAGLVEGLRGVHGGYRLARPADAITLIQIVEAMEGPLAITECSHQESQCSIAQKCGVRSNWRLINDVVADALRGVTLAQMLHPLPSSGETRRRPIAVRFATT, encoded by the coding sequence ATGCTCCGCGTCACCAAGTTGACCGATTACGCCACCGTCGTGCTGACCGTGCTTGCCGCGCGTCCGGGCGAGGTGCTGAGCGCGACCGAACTGGCCGAGCAGTCCGGGCTGGAGCCGCCCACCGTCAGCAAGCTGCTCAAGCCGCTGGCCCAGGCCGGGCTGGTCGAAGGCCTGCGCGGCGTGCACGGCGGCTATCGGCTGGCGCGACCGGCCGACGCCATCACCCTGATCCAGATCGTCGAGGCGATGGAAGGCCCGCTGGCGATCACCGAATGCAGCCACCAGGAAAGCCAGTGCAGCATCGCCCAGAAATGCGGCGTGCGCTCCAACTGGCGGCTGATCAACGACGTGGTCGCCGACGCGCTGCGCGGCGTGACCCTGGCGCAGATGCTGCACCCGCTTCCCTCTTCCGGCGAAACCAGACGGCGCCCGATCGCCGTGCGTTTCGCGACCACCTGA
- the sufB gene encoding Fe-S cluster assembly protein SufB, with the protein MATENAEILERLGRRYDAGFITNIESDSFLPGLNEDVVRALSVKKDEPEWMTEWRLAAYRHWLKMPMPHWAKLNIAPIDFQALSYYSAPKGPKYASLDDVPKELLDTYDKLGVPLHERAKLAGVAVDAVFDSVSVGTTFRKELAEKGVIFCSMSEAIKEHPEIVKQYLGSVVPVGDNYFAALNSAVFSDGSFVFIPKGVRCPMELSTYFRINAGHTGQFERTLIVCEDKAYVSYLEGCTAPMRDENQLHAAVVELVVLEDAEIKYSTVQNWYPGDENGVGGIYNFVTKRGECRGARSKITWTQVETGSAITWKYPSCVLLGDDSVGEFHSVALTHHRQQADTGTKMIHIGKRTKSKIVSKGISAGRGQNTYRGLVKMERSAEGARNYTQCDSLLIGKQCGAHTFPYIEVKHPTATVEHEATTSKISDDQLFYCRARGIDQENAVSMIVDGFCKQVFRELPMEFAVEAKKLLEVSLEGSVG; encoded by the coding sequence ATGGCCACCGAAAACGCTGAAATCCTGGAACGGCTGGGACGTCGCTACGACGCCGGCTTCATCACCAACATCGAATCCGATTCGTTCCTGCCCGGCTTGAACGAGGACGTCGTGCGCGCCCTGTCCGTCAAGAAAGACGAGCCGGAGTGGATGACCGAGTGGCGCCTGGCCGCCTACCGGCACTGGCTGAAGATGCCGATGCCGCACTGGGCCAAGCTCAACATCGCGCCGATCGATTTCCAGGCGCTGAGCTACTACTCCGCGCCGAAGGGTCCCAAGTACGCCTCGCTGGACGACGTGCCGAAGGAACTGCTGGACACCTACGACAAGCTCGGCGTGCCGCTGCACGAGCGCGCCAAGCTGGCCGGCGTGGCGGTGGACGCGGTGTTCGACTCGGTCTCGGTCGGCACCACCTTCCGCAAGGAACTGGCCGAGAAGGGCGTGATCTTCTGCTCGATGTCCGAGGCGATCAAGGAACACCCGGAGATCGTCAAGCAGTACCTGGGCAGCGTGGTGCCGGTCGGCGACAACTACTTCGCCGCGCTCAATTCGGCGGTGTTCTCCGACGGCAGCTTCGTGTTCATTCCCAAGGGCGTGCGCTGCCCGATGGAACTGAGCACCTACTTCCGCATCAATGCCGGCCACACCGGCCAGTTCGAGCGCACCCTGATCGTGTGCGAGGACAAGGCGTACGTGTCCTACCTGGAAGGCTGCACCGCGCCGATGCGCGACGAGAACCAGTTGCATGCGGCGGTGGTCGAGCTGGTGGTGCTGGAAGACGCGGAGATCAAGTATTCGACCGTGCAGAACTGGTACCCGGGCGACGAGAACGGCGTCGGCGGCATCTACAACTTCGTGACCAAGCGCGGCGAATGCCGCGGCGCGCGCAGCAAGATCACCTGGACCCAGGTCGAGACCGGCTCGGCGATCACCTGGAAGTATCCCTCCTGCGTGCTGCTCGGCGACGACTCGGTCGGCGAGTTCCACTCGGTGGCGCTGACCCATCACCGCCAGCAGGCCGATACCGGCACCAAGATGATCCACATCGGCAAGCGCACCAAGAGCAAGATCGTCAGCAAGGGCATCAGTGCCGGCCGTGGCCAGAACACCTACCGCGGCCTGGTCAAGATGGAGCGCAGCGCCGAGGGCGCGCGCAACTACACCCAGTGCGATTCGCTGCTGATCGGCAAGCAGTGCGGCGCGCACACCTTCCCGTACATCGAGGTCAAGCATCCCACCGCCACGGTCGAGCACGAGGCCACCACCTCCAAGATCAGCGACGACCAGCTGTTCTACTGCCGCGCCCGCGGCATCGACCAGGAAAATGCGGTGTCGATGATCGTCGACGGCTTCTGCAAGCAGGTGTTCCGCGAACTGCCGATGGAGTTCGCGGTGGAAGCCAAGAAGCTGCTGGAAGTGTCGCTGGAAGGCAGCGTCGGCTGA
- the sufC gene encoding Fe-S cluster assembly ATPase SufC: MLNIENLHASVAGKDILKGLSLQVQPGQVHAIMGPNGAGKSTLGNILAGRDGYEVTQGSVRFEDRDLLELEPEERAAAGLFLAFQYPVEIPGVNNTYFLRAALNAQRKARGEAELDSMQFLKLVRQKLAVLHLKDELLHRGVNEGFSGGEKKRNEIFQLAVLEPKLAILDETDSGLDIDALKTVAEGVNALRSPERAFLVITHYQRLLDYIKPDVVHVLADGRIVQSGGPELALELEAHGYAWLKDRVAPEATVR, translated from the coding sequence ATGCTCAACATCGAAAACCTCCACGCTTCCGTCGCCGGCAAGGACATCCTCAAGGGGCTGTCGCTGCAGGTACAGCCCGGCCAGGTGCACGCCATCATGGGTCCGAACGGCGCCGGCAAGTCCACGCTGGGCAACATCCTCGCCGGCCGCGACGGCTACGAGGTGACCCAAGGCAGCGTGCGCTTCGAAGACCGCGACCTGCTCGAGCTGGAACCGGAGGAACGCGCCGCGGCCGGCCTGTTCCTGGCCTTCCAGTACCCGGTGGAGATTCCCGGCGTCAACAACACCTACTTCCTGCGCGCCGCGCTCAACGCGCAGCGCAAGGCGCGCGGCGAGGCCGAACTGGATTCGATGCAGTTCCTGAAGCTGGTGCGGCAGAAGCTCGCCGTGCTGCACCTGAAGGACGAACTGCTGCACCGCGGCGTCAACGAAGGCTTCTCCGGCGGCGAGAAGAAGCGCAACGAGATCTTCCAGCTGGCGGTGCTTGAGCCGAAGCTGGCGATCCTCGACGAAACCGACAGCGGCCTGGACATCGACGCGCTGAAGACCGTCGCCGAGGGCGTCAACGCGCTGCGTTCGCCCGAGCGCGCGTTCCTGGTCATCACCCATTACCAGCGCCTGCTCGACTACATCAAGCCGGACGTGGTGCACGTGCTGGCCGACGGCCGCATCGTGCAGAGCGGCGGCCCGGAACTAGCGCTGGAACTGGAAGCGCACGGCTACGCATGGTTGAAGGACCGTGTGGCGCCGGAGGCGACGGTCCGATGA
- the sufD gene encoding Fe-S cluster assembly protein SufD, with amino-acid sequence MSALLDSLAAAFRGDGARRAPLEQALRDGLPGPRSEAWKYTSLRALERRSFSPAPSAAPMVDASIVAGIPAPRLAFVNGRASDALSDLGGLPDGVELQRLSTILRSGDDAMRFLGRRFERSDEVFAQLNAALADEGSVLRVDAGVRVAVPLHLVFVSTAGAGDHAWHHRHLVELRQDAALSLVEHHLHLGEAAHLSNTLAHVHLAAGAQLAHARVQADASGVTALLRTDAVLARDAQYRRIDLELGGALSRHELNVRLEGDNALLVANGVLLGNGRRQIDTRLGIEHIARDTACELLWRGVAAARSRVVFHGGIHIRQGADGSDANLSNKNLLLSADAEIDTQPVLVIDADEVKAAHGATVGQLDANALFYLRSRGLPRERAQQLLTAAFCHEPLRVLDAPLAEFLVARLDQALVAAGVA; translated from the coding sequence ATGAGCGCGCTGCTCGACTCCCTGGCTGCGGCCTTCCGCGGCGACGGCGCACGCCGTGCGCCGTTGGAACAGGCGCTGCGCGACGGCCTGCCCGGCCCGCGCAGCGAGGCGTGGAAGTACACCTCGCTGCGCGCGCTGGAGCGGCGCAGCTTCAGCCCGGCACCGAGCGCGGCCCCGATGGTGGACGCGTCCATCGTCGCCGGCATTCCCGCGCCGCGGCTGGCGTTCGTCAACGGCCGCGCCAGCGATGCGCTGTCCGATCTGGGCGGGCTGCCGGACGGCGTCGAGCTGCAGCGCCTGTCCACGATCCTGCGCAGCGGCGACGATGCGATGCGCTTCCTCGGCCGCCGCTTCGAGCGCAGCGACGAGGTGTTCGCGCAGCTCAACGCCGCGCTGGCCGACGAAGGCAGCGTGCTGCGCGTGGATGCCGGCGTGCGGGTCGCGGTGCCGCTGCACCTGGTGTTCGTGTCCACCGCCGGCGCCGGCGACCATGCCTGGCACCATCGCCACCTGGTCGAATTGCGCCAGGATGCGGCGCTGTCGCTGGTCGAGCATCACCTGCACCTGGGCGAGGCCGCGCACCTGAGCAATACCCTGGCGCACGTGCACCTGGCCGCCGGCGCGCAGCTGGCGCACGCGCGGGTGCAGGCGGACGCATCCGGCGTGACCGCGCTGCTGCGCACCGATGCGGTGCTGGCGCGCGACGCGCAGTACCGGCGCATCGACCTGGAACTGGGCGGCGCGCTGTCGCGGCACGAGCTCAACGTGCGCCTGGAAGGCGACAACGCGCTGCTGGTCGCCAACGGCGTGCTGCTGGGCAACGGCCGCCGCCAGATCGACACCCGCCTGGGCATCGAGCACATCGCCCGCGACACCGCCTGCGAACTGCTGTGGCGCGGCGTGGCCGCGGCGCGCAGTCGCGTCGTGTTCCATGGCGGCATCCACATCCGCCAGGGCGCCGACGGCAGCGATGCCAACCTGTCCAACAAGAATCTGCTGCTGTCCGCCGACGCCGAGATCGACACCCAGCCGGTGCTGGTGATCGACGCCGACGAGGTCAAGGCCGCGCACGGCGCCACCGTCGGCCAGCTCGACGCAAACGCGCTGTTCTACCTGCGCTCGCGCGGGCTGCCGCGCGAGCGTGCGCAACAGCTGCTGACCGCCGCGTTCTGCCACGAACCGCTGCGCGTGCTGGATGCGCCGCTGGCCGAGTTCCTGGTCGCGCGCCTGGACCAGGCGCTGGTCGCCGCAGGCGTGGCATGA
- a CDS encoding cysteine desulfurase — protein sequence MSSAATLDAAPAPAPDWDKIRSDFPLLMRQVHGKPLIYFDNANTGQKPLQVIAALDEFYRRYNANVSRAVHALGTEATDAYEGARSKLARFLNVRADELVLCSGTTFAINLVAYSWALPRLKAGDSILVSRMEHHANIVPWQLVAQRTGATVKVAEITADGALDLDALRKAMTPDVKLLALTHVSNVLGTVNPVREICREARKRGIVSVIDGSQAAPHRALDVAAIGCDFYAITGHKMCGPTGTGALWARREHLQAMPPFIGGGEMIKEVSFDGTVFNDPPHKFEAGTPNIAGFVGLGAAVDYLTALGLQHVEAREAELLAHFTEELHKIDGLRIFGTAPGKAAVVSFLVEGAHAHDLATLLDLEGVAIRSGQHCAHPLLQFYGVAATCRASLAFYNTHAEIERFVEALLKVRKLLG from the coding sequence ATGAGCAGCGCGGCCACGCTCGACGCGGCGCCGGCGCCGGCGCCGGACTGGGACAAGATCCGCAGCGACTTCCCGCTGCTGATGCGGCAGGTGCACGGCAAGCCGCTGATCTATTTCGACAACGCCAACACCGGGCAGAAGCCGCTGCAGGTGATCGCCGCGCTGGACGAGTTCTACCGCCGCTACAACGCCAACGTCAGCCGCGCGGTGCACGCGCTCGGCACCGAGGCCACCGACGCCTACGAAGGCGCGCGCAGCAAGCTGGCGCGCTTCCTCAACGTGCGCGCCGACGAACTGGTGCTGTGCAGCGGCACCACCTTCGCGATCAACCTGGTGGCCTATTCGTGGGCGCTGCCGCGGCTGAAGGCCGGCGACAGCATCCTGGTGTCGCGGATGGAGCATCACGCCAACATCGTGCCGTGGCAGCTGGTCGCGCAGCGCACCGGCGCCACCGTCAAGGTCGCCGAGATCACCGCCGATGGCGCGCTGGACCTGGACGCGCTGCGCAAGGCGATGACCCCGGACGTGAAGCTGCTGGCGCTGACCCACGTCTCCAACGTGCTGGGCACGGTCAACCCGGTGCGCGAGATCTGCCGCGAGGCGCGCAAGCGCGGCATCGTCAGCGTCATCGACGGCTCGCAGGCCGCACCGCACCGCGCCCTGGACGTGGCCGCGATCGGCTGCGACTTCTACGCCATCACCGGACACAAGATGTGCGGCCCCACCGGCACCGGCGCGCTGTGGGCGCGGCGCGAGCACCTGCAGGCGATGCCGCCGTTCATCGGCGGCGGCGAGATGATCAAGGAAGTCAGCTTCGACGGCACCGTGTTCAACGACCCGCCGCACAAGTTCGAGGCCGGCACCCCGAACATCGCCGGCTTCGTCGGCCTGGGCGCGGCGGTGGACTACCTCACCGCGCTGGGCCTGCAGCACGTGGAAGCGCGCGAGGCCGAACTGCTGGCGCATTTCACCGAGGAACTGCACAAGATCGACGGGCTGCGCATCTTCGGCACCGCCCCCGGCAAGGCCGCGGTGGTGTCGTTCCTGGTCGAGGGCGCGCACGCCCACGACCTGGCCACGCTGCTGGACCTGGAAGGCGTGGCGATACGCTCGGGCCAGCACTGTGCGCATCCGCTGCTGCAGTTCTACGGTGTCGCCGCCACCTGCCGCGCCTCGCTGGCGTTCTACAACACGCATGCGGAGATCGAGCGCTTCGTGGAGGCGTTGCTGAAGGTGCGGAAGTTGTTGGGCTGA
- a CDS encoding GNAT family N-acetyltransferase — MHTLTFRTATVADIDAIAALVTSAYRGDSSRVGWTTEADLLDGNRIDHEVLRADILRPRSLVLLAERDGALVACAHIADDNGAGYFGMFSVQPQAQGGGLGKTVLAEAERIAWQEWRLPVMQMTVIDAREELIAFYERRGYRRTGIKKPFPYGDARFGAPKRDDLRFELLEKPLGDAA; from the coding sequence ATGCACACCCTCACCTTCCGCACCGCCACCGTCGCCGACATCGACGCCATCGCCGCCCTGGTCACCTCGGCCTACCGCGGCGACAGCAGCCGCGTCGGCTGGACCACCGAGGCCGATCTGCTCGACGGTAACCGCATCGACCACGAGGTGCTGCGCGCCGACATCCTGCGTCCGCGCAGCCTGGTGCTGCTGGCCGAGCGCGACGGCGCGCTGGTCGCCTGCGCGCACATCGCCGACGACAATGGCGCCGGCTATTTCGGCATGTTCTCGGTGCAGCCGCAGGCGCAGGGCGGCGGCCTGGGCAAGACCGTGCTGGCCGAGGCCGAGCGCATCGCCTGGCAGGAATGGCGCCTGCCGGTCATGCAGATGACGGTGATCGACGCGCGCGAGGAACTGATCGCGTTCTACGAGCGCCGCGGCTACCGCCGCACCGGGATCAAGAAGCCCTTTCCTTACGGCGACGCGCGCTTCGGCGCGCCCAAGCGCGACGACCTGCGCTTCGAGCTGCTGGAGAAGCCGCTGGGCGACGCCGCATGA
- a CDS encoding non-heme iron oxygenase ferredoxin subunit — translation MSETWTFVCADGALLPGEMATVWDEVTATPIVVFNFDGTFYALEDRCSHEDYELSPGSFDAAAGSIECVLHGARFDIRDGRPLCAPAYSPVPKFPVKSEHGGIWTRDDRD, via the coding sequence ATGAGCGAGACCTGGACCTTCGTCTGCGCCGACGGCGCGCTGCTGCCGGGGGAGATGGCCACGGTGTGGGACGAAGTCACCGCCACGCCGATCGTGGTGTTCAATTTCGACGGCACGTTCTATGCGCTGGAAGACCGCTGCAGCCATGAGGACTACGAACTGTCCCCCGGCAGCTTCGATGCCGCCGCCGGCAGCATCGAGTGCGTGCTGCACGGCGCCCGCTTCGACATCCGCGACGGCCGCCCGTTGTGCGCACCGGCCTACAGCCCGGTGCCCAAGTTCCCGGTGAAGTCCGAACACGGCGGGATCTGGACCCGCGACGACCGCGACTGA